A region from the Riemerella anatipestifer genome encodes:
- a CDS encoding leucine-rich repeat domain-containing protein, with protein sequence MKTFLYFLFFAFYSFLNAQDIIASEKEVLVQIYQQTDGKNWNRTWDLSANPSEWFGVNTNNGSVTELRLNGNLLHGKLPSLTGLKNLKVLDLSSNHLSGDVSSINNLNQLELLDLSNNNFEGDISNQFTNLTQLHTLILGGNRLSLSTPDTFLNSLFNLKALDLSNFNLQEIPSKISSLNFIQELNLSSNPIKSGFSHLSKLKSLKKLDLSSTQMEAIPAEVNSLTQLISLNLSKNNLKESGINGIENINLLEWLSLDQNYLNNIPPILGKLENLIHLNLSSNHIKEGISFISSLSSLQYLNLSHNQIEGNVPSELLQLDKLMFLSLNGNQLTGELPNPLPPITDISNNRFTSAHIKNYLTHSSQIVDFTYSPQRYDEPVVIKTKIGASVNLTQSLESSQGYSFQWLKNLDTETNVSSENLRLNNITDKDFTLFTCEAYLSDKDIDISLFREPISIKDGELGIEEVSKSKISIHPNPTSDFINIHTTETDIDYTDIYDSSGKKLKTSHLKSIDLSYLPSGVYFISIKTKNKEIHLFKILKK encoded by the coding sequence TTGAAAACATTTCTATATTTTCTATTTTTTGCATTTTACTCTTTTTTAAATGCTCAAGACATAATAGCCTCTGAGAAGGAAGTGTTGGTTCAAATTTATCAGCAAACTGATGGCAAAAACTGGAATAGAACTTGGGATTTGTCTGCCAACCCTTCAGAATGGTTTGGTGTCAATACAAATAACGGAAGTGTTACAGAACTACGACTGAACGGAAATTTGCTTCACGGAAAGCTCCCTTCTCTTACAGGATTAAAAAACCTCAAAGTTTTAGACCTAAGTAGTAACCATTTATCTGGAGATGTATCTTCTATAAATAATTTGAATCAATTAGAACTACTAGATTTATCAAATAATAATTTTGAAGGAGATATTTCAAATCAGTTTACAAATTTAACTCAACTCCATACACTAATTTTAGGTGGTAATAGACTGTCTTTGTCCACACCTGATACTTTTTTAAACTCACTTTTTAATTTAAAAGCATTAGATTTATCTAACTTTAATTTACAGGAAATTCCCTCTAAAATTTCATCTTTAAACTTTATTCAAGAGCTTAATCTATCTAGTAATCCCATTAAGAGCGGGTTTTCTCATTTATCAAAACTAAAATCATTAAAAAAACTAGATTTATCTTCTACTCAAATGGAAGCTATTCCTGCAGAAGTCAACTCATTAACACAGTTAATCTCACTCAATTTAAGCAAAAACAATTTAAAAGAAAGTGGCATTAACGGTATTGAAAACATTAATCTATTAGAATGGCTTTCATTAGACCAAAACTATTTAAATAACATTCCGCCTATTTTAGGAAAACTAGAAAATCTAATACATCTCAACTTATCGAGTAATCACATAAAAGAGGGTATTTCTTTTATTAGCTCTCTTTCCTCTTTACAATATCTAAATCTTTCACACAATCAAATTGAAGGTAATGTTCCTAGCGAACTATTACAACTAGATAAACTTATGTTTTTATCTCTAAACGGAAATCAACTTACAGGAGAGTTGCCTAATCCATTGCCTCCTATTACGGATATTAGTAATAATAGATTTACATCAGCCCATATAAAAAATTACTTAACGCACTCCTCTCAAATAGTAGATTTTACATACTCTCCACAAAGGTATGACGAACCAGTAGTTATAAAAACTAAAATTGGAGCTTCTGTTAACTTAACTCAATCACTAGAATCTAGCCAAGGGTATTCTTTCCAATGGTTAAAAAACCTAGACACTGAAACCAATGTTAGCTCTGAAAACCTAAGACTAAATAATATTACAGATAAAGATTTCACACTATTTACTTGTGAAGCGTATCTATCCGACAAAGATATTGATATCTCTCTGTTTAGAGAACCCATCAGTATTAAAGATGGAGAACTTGGCATTGAAGAAGTTTCTAAATCTAAAATTTCTATCCACCCTAATCCTACATCAGACTTCATTAACATACACACCACCGAAACAGATATAGACTATACCGACATCTATGATTCTTCGGGAAAAAAGCTTAAAACCTCTCACCTTAAGTCTATAGACCTCTCTTATTTACCGTCAGGGGTTTACTTTATTAGTATCAAAACTAAAAATAAAGAAATTCATTTATTTAAAATTCTTAAGAAGTAG
- a CDS encoding VanZ family protein, with amino-acid sequence MLKKLYQILILPYTLLLLYFMFVGFGRTPYDYNIVRLTPLVSTLEFVQKSVLWQNVAINILGNIIMFIPFGFLGWCDPKYQNLRILSLDFIVAITLVESMQYFTRLGVFDIDDILLNTFGMLLGYWIYKTKVGFSTS; translated from the coding sequence ATGTTAAAAAAGCTGTATCAAATTTTAATACTACCATACACTTTGTTGCTTCTATACTTTATGTTTGTAGGATTTGGGCGAACGCCTTACGATTATAATATAGTACGCCTAACGCCATTGGTCTCTACATTAGAATTTGTGCAGAAATCGGTACTGTGGCAAAATGTAGCTATTAACATTTTAGGGAATATCATTATGTTTATTCCGTTTGGATTTTTAGGGTGGTGCGATCCTAAATATCAAAACCTAAGGATACTCTCGCTAGATTTTATCGTTGCCATTACTCTCGTTGAAAGTATGCAGTATTTCACACGGCTAGGTGTGTTTGATATAGATGATATTTTGCTAAATACCTTTGGAATGCTTTTAGGTTATTGGATTTATAAGACAAAGGTGGGGTTTTCTACTTCTTAA
- the lnt gene encoding apolipoprotein N-acyltransferase, which produces MKYIVLALISGLLFSVSWPTYGVPFFIFFAFVPLLMVEHDISKFSNIKRKGWAVFGSSYLAFLVWNSITTGWLYEARNPDGSHAVFAVLFPVLVNSLLMSLVFQCYHWYKNAKSTYWGLAFFIVIWMAFEKFHLEWEFSWPWLHLGNAFADYPKLIQWYDTLGATGGSFWILIINVLAFYTLRIWEAGRVRKDLIKNISIVSAVIVVPMLISLAKYYNFNEKPIGKVIAMMLQPDLNPYTEKYQKDSLQIVDELLHLAKEHQTSNIDFYLAPETAFPGYGGLSEKGLKQSTLIKKVEDYLSHQPKSVFVGGVSTYNVFYNENEAPKTASYYPSQGIWVENYNSAIQIAPSLPYQLYHKAKLVPGVEIFPYISVLKPLLGEAMLNFGGTISSLGMDKERAVFTNPYNKGKIAPIICYESIYGEFVTDYVKKGANFLGILTNDSWWGVTQGHRQLLAYAKLRAIETRREVARSANSGISAHIDARGEIVADTFYGDQTALVADINLYDGTTFYTRTGDLLSRISIFVLGFLVCYLVIEKLMSKTPQRQK; this is translated from the coding sequence ATGAAATATATTGTTCTAGCCCTTATATCAGGACTTTTATTCAGTGTTTCTTGGCCCACTTACGGTGTGCCGTTTTTTATATTTTTCGCCTTTGTGCCACTACTTATGGTAGAACACGATATTTCTAAATTCAGTAATATCAAAAGAAAAGGTTGGGCAGTTTTTGGCAGTTCTTACCTTGCCTTTTTAGTATGGAATAGCATTACCACAGGTTGGCTATATGAAGCCAGAAATCCCGATGGCTCTCACGCCGTTTTCGCTGTATTATTTCCAGTGTTAGTTAATTCACTTCTGATGAGTTTGGTGTTCCAATGTTATCACTGGTACAAAAATGCTAAAAGCACCTATTGGGGATTGGCTTTTTTTATTGTGATATGGATGGCTTTTGAGAAATTCCACCTTGAATGGGAATTTTCTTGGCCTTGGCTTCATCTAGGCAATGCCTTTGCCGACTATCCTAAACTCATACAATGGTACGATACATTAGGAGCTACTGGTGGCAGTTTTTGGATTTTAATCATCAATGTTCTCGCATTTTATACTCTAAGAATTTGGGAAGCAGGAAGGGTACGAAAAGATTTAATAAAAAACATTAGTATCGTTTCTGCTGTTATTGTTGTGCCTATGCTTATCTCTTTGGCTAAATATTACAACTTTAATGAAAAACCTATTGGGAAAGTTATAGCTATGATGCTACAACCAGACCTCAACCCTTATACCGAGAAATACCAAAAAGACAGTCTTCAAATAGTAGATGAACTGCTCCATCTCGCTAAAGAGCATCAGACCTCTAATATAGATTTCTATCTTGCTCCAGAGACTGCGTTCCCAGGATACGGAGGACTGTCAGAAAAAGGATTGAAGCAAAGCACCCTCATTAAAAAGGTAGAAGATTATCTTAGCCATCAGCCTAAATCGGTTTTTGTAGGTGGCGTTTCTACTTATAATGTGTTCTATAACGAGAATGAAGCTCCCAAAACAGCAAGCTATTATCCGTCCCAAGGGATTTGGGTAGAGAACTATAACTCTGCTATACAGATTGCTCCTTCTCTGCCCTATCAGCTTTACCATAAAGCCAAGCTCGTCCCAGGTGTAGAGATATTCCCTTATATTTCTGTATTAAAACCTTTATTGGGAGAGGCTATGCTTAATTTTGGAGGCACAATTTCGTCATTAGGAATGGATAAAGAACGAGCGGTGTTTACCAATCCTTATAATAAAGGTAAAATAGCACCAATTATCTGCTACGAAAGCATTTATGGTGAGTTTGTTACCGATTATGTAAAAAAAGGAGCTAACTTTTTAGGGATTCTTACCAACGACTCTTGGTGGGGCGTTACGCAAGGACATCGCCAGTTACTCGCTTATGCAAAACTAAGAGCCATAGAAACTAGACGAGAGGTGGCTCGTTCGGCAAATAGTGGTATATCTGCCCATATAGACGCTAGAGGAGAAATTGTAGCCGATACTTTCTACGGAGACCAAACCGCTTTGGTTGCCGATATTAACTTATACGACGGTACTACTTTCTACACTAGAACGGGAGATTTATTATCTAGAATTTCCATTTTTGTTTTAGGATTTTTGGTATGTTACCTTGTGATAGAAAAATTGATGAGTAAAACACCTCAACGCCAAAAATAG
- a CDS encoding aminoglycoside phosphotransferase family protein, producing MSFQSVKQFFETYLGNPAQHFEALPASGSARVNYVGISHTGEKYIITYNENLRENEAFFYFSSLFSDLKLNTPQLLKISEDRTTYIQTHLGDHTLSEIISKEGLSYRVKFLVKETLTALYHFQQSTLNQIDYSKTFEYEAYDDLPITHDLYYFKNFLVDTLELHYHKSTLLKEFKEIVKRIERIEPRGLMIRDFQSRNIMVNASDKVFFIDYQSAMEGPLIYDVISMLYQAKANFPEDFRQEMLYFYFNLYPEKETQTQLKNGVELIKLIRFMQVLGAYGFRGLIQRKAHFIESLHQGIDNLYQFSEQWDEMPNFPELKQVIKQLKTADFQL from the coding sequence ATGAGTTTTCAATCGGTAAAACAATTCTTTGAAACCTATCTTGGCAATCCTGCCCAACATTTTGAAGCCTTACCTGCCAGTGGTTCTGCTCGGGTAAACTATGTAGGCATAAGCCATACGGGAGAAAAATACATCATCACTTACAACGAAAACTTAAGAGAAAATGAAGCATTCTTTTATTTTTCTTCTCTATTTTCTGATTTAAAACTGAACACACCCCAGCTTCTCAAAATCTCCGAAGATAGGACGACTTATATCCAAACCCACTTAGGCGACCATACTTTGTCAGAAATCATAAGTAAAGAAGGATTAAGCTACAGAGTGAAATTTTTGGTAAAAGAAACCTTAACGGCTCTGTACCATTTTCAGCAAAGCACTCTCAACCAAATAGACTACTCCAAAACTTTTGAATACGAAGCCTATGACGATTTGCCCATCACCCACGATTTATATTATTTCAAGAACTTTTTGGTAGATACTTTAGAACTTCATTACCATAAATCTACCCTCCTTAAAGAGTTTAAAGAAATTGTAAAGCGTATAGAACGCATAGAACCTCGTGGACTGATGATAAGGGATTTTCAATCTAGAAACATTATGGTAAACGCATCGGATAAGGTGTTTTTCATAGATTACCAGTCCGCAATGGAAGGACCTCTAATTTATGATGTTATTTCGATGCTTTACCAAGCAAAAGCCAACTTCCCTGAAGATTTTAGACAAGAAATGCTATATTTTTATTTCAATCTGTATCCTGAAAAAGAAACTCAAACCCAACTTAAAAATGGTGTAGAACTAATAAAACTCATTAGATTTATGCAAGTTTTGGGTGCTTATGGCTTTAGAGGACTGATACAAAGAAAGGCTCATTTTATAGAAAGTCTTCATCAAGGCATAGACAACCTCTACCAATTCTCCGAACAATGGGACGAAATGCCAAACTTTCCAGAACTAAAACAGGTGATTAAACAACTGAAAACCGCAGATTTTCAACTTTAA